One stretch of Candidatus Eisenbacteria bacterium DNA includes these proteins:
- a CDS encoding glycosyltransferase: protein MRGGEWCLDVFCELLPEATLFTLLHLPGRVSKRIESMKIRTSFIGNLPGARSFHQRYLPLFPFAIERFDLSGFDFVLSSSHCVAKGAAAGRGRRHVCYCHTPMRYVWEFYDDYFAAPRTGRLTRLLMPRVAESLRRWDARTASRVDRFVANSAHIASRIQRAYGREAEVVHPPVDVARFRSDLPREDYFLVLSALVPYKKVE from the coding sequence ATGCGCGGGGGGGAGTGGTGTCTCGATGTCTTTTGCGAGCTCCTTCCCGAAGCGACCCTCTTCACGCTTCTCCATCTTCCGGGGCGCGTCTCGAAGAGGATCGAGTCGATGAAGATTCGCACCTCGTTCATCGGGAATCTTCCGGGCGCGCGCTCGTTTCACCAGCGGTACCTCCCGCTCTTCCCGTTCGCGATCGAGCGTTTCGATCTCTCGGGTTTCGACTTCGTTCTGTCGTCGAGTCACTGCGTGGCGAAGGGCGCGGCGGCGGGGCGCGGCCGCCGGCATGTCTGCTATTGCCACACGCCGATGCGCTACGTCTGGGAGTTCTATGACGACTACTTCGCGGCTCCGCGGACGGGACGCTTGACGCGCCTCCTGATGCCGCGGGTCGCGGAGTCTCTCCGGCGATGGGACGCGAGGACCGCCTCGCGCGTCGATCGTTTCGTCGCGAACTCCGCGCACATCGCCTCGCGCATTCAAAGAGCGTACGGACGCGAGGCAGAGGTCGTGCATCCGCCCGTCGACGTCGCGCGGTTTCGGAGCGATCTCCCGCGGGAGGACTACTTCCTCGTCCTCTCGGCGCTTGTTCCGTACAAGAAGGTGGAGC